DNA from Kryptolebias marmoratus isolate JLee-2015 linkage group LG15, ASM164957v2, whole genome shotgun sequence:
AGGATCCTGAAACAGCGGACGATCAGCAGCCCCAGGAACACCAGCAGCATCCCCACAAAGGCAAACGCTGTCTTCTGCTCCAGGGTCAGAGAGTGCGCCATCATGTCGTTCCCGTTCATGGCAGCGAGGGAGTGGTTGAAGTGGACGCTGCTCATGGTGAACCCACATCCAGGTGCCTCATCTCTGGTCTGATGGGGTCGGGCGTCTAAAAGCCTGCATGGTACCTGGACAGAGGGGACATGTAGCCTCTAATTACAGCTGTTTTACCCCTTGAAGATCTGTTTACCTGTCAGATCCCAGTCAGAGCGGAGGAACTgagtgaaacaggaagtggagtgGAAAAAATCTGGGATGGATCGATACTTTTACCTTCTGAGGGCAGCATCAATGTGCTGAATCTGAGTTTATTAAAGGACTGatttctgcttcctgctggtaattagctgaatgtttgtattttaaaacccAGGACAGGTTTGAAGTTTCTagtcaaaaatattaaacattgaaagtttctgtgaaaatggaGCCGAGAGTgagttatttaagtttaaagaagcagaacac
Protein-coding regions in this window:
- the ctxn2 gene encoding cortexin-2 produces the protein MMVPCRLLDARPHQTRDEAPGCGFTMSSVHFNHSLAAMNGNDMMAHSLTLEQKTAFAFVGMLLVFLGLLIVRCFRILLDPYSSMPSSNWADGIEGLEKGTFEYALT